A part of Deinococcus sp. QL22 genomic DNA contains:
- a CDS encoding patatin-like phospholipase family protein, with amino-acid sequence MPILCAAGLAPSRVMPGTPLEPPSLSTTPAGRQQRSGSGLCLSGGGYRAVLFHLGAVRRLHELGVLEHLRTVSSVSGGSVLAARLAQLPWASDAPISPQTFQQVLAEATYRLTDRDIRTIPLLRRVMPWNWRGPSAVYGVADLLDDYCGRMKVHDLPNKPNFVVCATDLTYGTSWIFSRAKTGGHRAGYATSWKLNLPLSLAVATSACFPPVFAPVTMVLSSNKGKVLVNDGGNYDNLGLEPVWKNHELVLVSDGGTPFQYGVKKGLLRRLTRFITLLDDQSRSLRKRWLIASDAQGVYKAVYWSVGRSVDVYRKNLPGDAECLALGYSEGLAHRIGLIRTDFDRFSRGEQAVLENHGYLLADAALRAHLPANSRPQQWPALHVPHPAWLDPEKVDQMLPRG; translated from the coding sequence ATGCCGATACTTTGTGCGGCAGGTTTGGCGCCATCCCGTGTGATGCCTGGCACCCCGTTAGAACCACCTAGTCTGTCCACAACCCCGGCCGGGAGACAGCAGCGTTCCGGCAGCGGCCTGTGCCTGTCGGGTGGCGGATACCGTGCGGTTCTGTTTCACCTGGGAGCCGTGCGGCGCCTGCATGAACTAGGCGTGTTAGAGCACCTCCGGACGGTGTCGAGTGTGTCCGGAGGCAGTGTCTTAGCGGCCCGTCTGGCCCAGCTACCCTGGGCCTCAGATGCGCCGATCTCCCCACAGACTTTTCAGCAGGTGCTGGCCGAGGCGACTTATCGCTTGACCGACCGGGATATCCGCACCATCCCCTTGCTGCGCCGGGTCATGCCTTGGAACTGGCGGGGGCCCTCTGCCGTTTATGGCGTCGCAGACCTGCTAGACGACTACTGCGGCCGGATGAAAGTCCACGACCTGCCGAACAAGCCAAATTTCGTCGTTTGCGCGACGGATCTGACCTACGGCACGAGTTGGATCTTCTCTCGCGCCAAGACCGGCGGCCACCGGGCAGGCTATGCGACTTCTTGGAAACTGAACCTACCGCTCTCGCTCGCCGTAGCGACCAGCGCCTGCTTCCCACCCGTGTTTGCGCCCGTCACCATGGTCTTGTCGTCCAACAAGGGCAAGGTCCTCGTCAATGACGGCGGGAATTACGACAACCTCGGCCTGGAGCCCGTTTGGAAGAACCACGAGTTGGTACTCGTCAGCGATGGCGGTACGCCTTTCCAATATGGCGTCAAGAAGGGCTTGCTGAGGCGTCTGACGCGCTTCATCACCCTCTTGGATGACCAGTCACGCAGCCTGCGAAAACGGTGGCTGATTGCTTCAGACGCGCAGGGCGTGTACAAGGCCGTGTACTGGTCAGTAGGCCGGAGTGTCGACGTCTACAGAAAAAACCTCCCCGGCGATGCCGAGTGTCTAGCTCTCGGCTACTCCGAGGGGCTGGCTCACCGGATCGGTCTGATCCGCACTGACTTCGACCGATTCTCCCGTGGAGAACAGGCCGTACTTGAAAATCATGGCTACCTGCTGGCGGACGCTGCTTTGAGGGCCCACCTGCCTGCGAACAGCCGACCTCAACAGTGGCCAGCCTTGCATGTTCCGCATCCCGCTTGGCTTGATCCGGAGAAAGTTGACCAGATGCTTCCTCGAGGCTAG